GCGGTCGAGAACACCGCGGATCGTGGTTCCGTCCACCTCGAAGGAGAGCTTGGTCTCGAACCAGGCCGGCGCTGCCGTCAGTGGACCGTTCTGAAGCCGATTGTCCGGGTCGACGTACAATGCGAGCTCTTCTTCGAGGAACCGCACGAGGATACCCGCAGGTCGCCCATCGACGGCGGTCCGGTTGTAGTACTCGTTTTGATCAGCATCACCGAGACCGGCCAGTAGTTCGAAGAGCCAGCGGTCGTCGAACTCGTCGTCGACGGCTTGGAGTTCGTCGACCGCGACACGGAGAAGTCGCGTCTCCAGATCATCTTGATCGAACCCTGCGAGCGAAACCGGAGACCCAACCTCGTCTCGGAGTTCCGTGTAGAACCGCTCCAGAATCTCGTGAACGTAGTGCCCACGATTGATTGGTTCCTCGTCTCGGTCCTCTTCCTCTAGCCCGAGGACTTCCTTTGCGTAGAAGCGGAACGGGCAACTGGCGTATCGCTCTACCTGCGTCGGCGAGAGTCGGTCAAGGTGGAACGAGAGGTCCTGCGCCGTCCCCGAAGTGAGCCAGCCCGTATTCTCTGATGGACGCGCCAACCCACGGTCGGCGGCCGTACGAATGCCATCAATCGCTGTCTCTCCTGGTGTTGCCTCTGTATCGAGTCGATCACTGCTGCCCGCCGTGTCTACGAACAGTCCCGTCGCCGACGCGGTAGTCGCGTACTCGCCGAGTGTGTCTAGACTGACTCGAGCGCCAGCAGTTGCGAACGCTCGCTGTGCGTCAGCTCGCGCACCGATTTTATCCCGCCGACCGGTCGGGGTCTGCCCGACGAGGTGGCCGAACTCATCCCGTCGCTGTGGCACCGTTTCGGTGATTCGACGGAACTCGGCCAGGATTCCAGCATCGATGTACGCTGTCCCGTCGAGTTGTTGTTTCGGCCGCGAGAGCGTGACGGTCTCAGCGGCGGCGACGAGACTTGCGATGCGGTACTCGGCCCGTCGAGCTTGGTCGGCTTCGGCAAAGTCGGGATGTGCATCTGTTACGGCGTTCACAAGTGCGAGTCGATTCGCTGAACTCGGGAAGTGAGACGCTGTCAGACCGAGGACGAACACGTGGTCGAACGTTCGCATCCCGAGTTCCGCCGCTCCGAGGACTTCGACTCTCCCATCGCGAATTGTTGGATCATCGGTGATGGAGACGGCACCGAGTGCATGCCGAGCGCGTTCGAGGTCGTCTCCGTCTCCCGTCCGTTTGACTGCGTCAAGGACTCGCTCGGCACTGCGGTAGACGACCCGTTGCGACCCAGTCGTCGTTCGATCTTCTACCGTGTCCTCGATTCCGAGGCACTCAACGAAGTGGCGATAGGCTTCGATGCTCCCGTCATCTGCCACGGTTTTTGCTTCGACGAGAAGCTCGTCGATAGCCGCTCGGTACGGCTCTTCGACGTCGCTGAATTCTTCCACGTCCGCGATCGCATCGTGTGCCTGTTCGCTATCGACGTTCTCCCAACTCGGCAGCACCGGCTCTACGAGTGGGTTATCGAGGAGGCTGCGAAGGTCATCAGTGATCTCTGTCTCATCAAGTAGCTCCAGCGCGGTCAGGAGAGCAGCTCCGACCGACGTTCCATCCAGATCGTAGTCCCGGGCGACAGCATATGGAACGGATCGCGCAGAGAACTCACTGGCGAGACGATGGGCGTACGCCGATGGCGCGGTCACGATAACGCCGATGTCGTTCGGGTCAACGCCGTCACCCAGGAGTTCCTGTACCTGCCGTCCCGTATACCGTACTTCTCCTGGACGCGATGACGGGACGACAGTCTCGACGGTCGTCTCGTCAAGCGAGAGTGTGGTGGCATCAGGACGGAAGGGTGCCGACGCTAACCGTCGATTCGCGGGTGGGCGAGACTCACGGGCTGTGATTGCATCTGTTTCGAATTCGAGGTCGTTGATGAAGAACTCCCATGCAGGGGCCGTTGCGACGTCGACACCGCCCGGAGAGTCCGTTCCGGTCAATCGGGAGAAGGTCGCGACTGTCGGCCAAGTTTCCGTGATCGTCTCGACTACACGCGATGCGAGGACAGAGAACGTGTCGAACCCACCGATGATGACGGCGTCAGTGTGTGGGAAGCACTGAGCAGGATTGGAATTCGCCACCCGTCGGTACCGCTCGGCCCAGAGGGTCGTAGCTGAACCATCGGGGAGTCCCTCGCGTCCATCGTAGAACCGCTTGGTGATGGCCTCGAGCTCGGCGCTCAGATTGACCAGCCCTTCGTCACTCAGGCGGTCGCGGACGGCTTCTGGTGAGAGCAGTCCGGCGAATTCGACGAGGCTCAGGAGGTCCTCCATCTGCTCGATGAGACCGGTTGGAGGCAGTCCGTCCCCCTCCATGAGCGACCACTTGGCGGGTGAGTCTGAGAGAGACTGTTCGACGAGTCGGAGGCGGGTTGGCTGGTCCATCCGCGAAGCAATACCGCCGATCGCTTCGCGGTCGTAACACCGGTCGACGAACTCGTCGAGTGTGAGCGCAGTGAGTTCGAGCGGGCGGCCGATGTCTTCCCACTGCGTTTCGATTTCTGGGAGGCGATGAGGTTGATTCGCGATGTAGAGGACGCTTTCGGGATTTTCTCCCGATTGAGTCGTGGCCCAGTTGAGCGCTGCCCGATCGACCGCAACAGCATCCGGGCCACAGAGAAGCCGAGACATTCCTTCTGAGGAGTGTGTCGGCTTTACCACATAATGCTACCTGAAGATATCATGATGGAAGCGGCCCTCTCATCAAATCATAACCGGATCGTGTTCATTCCACACGCGAGAGCGACGCAGGCACGTTGATGAAGAGTAGTCAATCATTCAATTTCTCCTGATTGTAAGATATAACGGCAAGACGGCGGCGTTACACATCGATGACGGGGGGTGTGGTCGAGCACGATTTACACTTCGATGACGGGACGTCAGACGCATGGCTTACACATCGATGACGGGGGGTGTACCAGACAGGTTAGTGAAATCAGAAGCAAATCCGAACTCAGAGTAGCGAAAACCGGTTACACATCGACGACGGGGGGATCTCCGACGATGGGCTGCTGAATAGTACTTCGTCGTCGGTTCGGAGTGGGTAAGACCGAAGACGTTGAATGTGAGGAATAGACTCGTCGTATCGCCAGGATAGACATCGACGGTGGTGAATCTTTTTATGCCTCCAGAATGCAGCAAGCGTATGGCCGGTAGCGATCAGGGTGGGACGGATCAATCTACCCTTGGAGAAGAAGAAACACGTTCTCAGGCGGCAGAAACTGAAACCGACGCCGCCGAAGCGGATGCCGCCGGTAACTCCGCTTCAGCACGCGATGAAGTAGATTCCGCGGAGAACTCGCAACGCTCCATCCGCGATATGCTCGATGAGGAGGGTGGTGCGTCGGTTTTCGACAACAGAGATCTCGTCGAGCCCGATACGATCATCGACGAGGAACGGATCGTTGGTCGCGATGACCAGCTCGAGTCCGTTGTCTCGTTCCTGAAACCCACCCTGCAAGGGAATCGGCCGCCGAACATGCTGTTGTATGGTCCAGCAGGCACGGGAAAATCACTCATCGTTGGAGCTGTTACGGAGCAAATCATCGAACTCTGTAAGTCGAAGGGAGAGCGCTTCGGCGTCGTCTCGATCAATTGCCAACCGATCAATACGCTCGACCAAGCGGTCTACGAACTCGTTCAAACCGTCGCGAAGAACGTGGGCGCAGAGGTCGGTGTTCCTGAGACAGGAGTGTCGACCAAACGCAAGTACCGTCGACTGTACGAACTCATCAACGAGAACTATGACTCGGTCATTTTCATCCTCGACGAGATTGACCTCCTGGTCGGCCGACGCGCAAATGACGAGCCGGCTTATTCGAAACTTCTCTACCAGCTCTCCCGTGCGAGCAATACGAACGAAATCGAGGGACGGGTCTCAGTTGCGGCGTTGACGAACGATCCGAAGTTCATGGAGAACATCGACGGGCGTGCAGAGAGCTCATTCAATCCACGAGACGTCTACTTCCCCGATTACGACGCCAATCAGTTGCGCCAGATTCTCAAAAATCGGCGAGACGCCTTCCGGCCTGATGCACTGGAAGATGACGTGATTCCACTGGTTGCGGCGTTCGCAGCGCAAAGCCACGGTGACGCTCGGAAGGCCATCGATCTGTTCCGCGGTGCTGGTGATCTCGCTGACGAACGCGGGGAAGAGGAAGTTCGCGAGGAACACGTCCGTGAATCGCAGGAGGAGATCGACAAGGACCGATCACTGAAACTCGTTGAGGGGTTGACGACCCAGAAGAAGATATCCCTGTATGCGACAGCAGCGGTCGCCCGATACTCCAGGCGGTCGGGAAGTTCAGTTCCGAGTCCAGTCGGGTTCAAAGTCTATCAGTGGGTCACGGACGAACTCGATGCCGATCAAATGACTCGAGAAACCTACGTCAAGTACGTGAAAGAGCTCTCCACGTATGGATTGATCTCGACGTCGAGGAAAAGCCGAGGACGTGGTGGTGGGATGTACATGGAGTTCACGTTCACGGGAGATCCAACAGCGATTATGGATCGAATCGTCGAGGACACGAGGCTAGAAACCATCGGTGGCCAAGATGAGCTCCTTCAGTCGGTCGTCAATGCTCAGTTGAACGAATTCCACGAGAAGTAAGAGCACCTCCGATGTCGTGACGCCGTTTCTATGGAGACGTCACCCCCCGTCATCGAAGTGTAACCGATTCTTTTCCCGGAGTTGCACGTTGATAGCGTTCGAATCCCCACAGAGCCAATCAAACTGGACGAGATTGTTCTCGGGTGGTCGATCCACGGAGGAACTTCGATTACGGGTAGGACGTGAACCCCCTCCCCCCGTCATCGAAGTGTAAATCCTCACCAGAGGGAGGGTACAGAGGACGAGGAGCAAGACGCGGAT
This portion of the Halogeometricum sp. S3BR5-2 genome encodes:
- a CDS encoding orc1/cdc6 family replication initiation protein, whose protein sequence is MAGSDQGGTDQSTLGEEETRSQAAETETDAAEADAAGNSASARDEVDSAENSQRSIRDMLDEEGGASVFDNRDLVEPDTIIDEERIVGRDDQLESVVSFLKPTLQGNRPPNMLLYGPAGTGKSLIVGAVTEQIIELCKSKGERFGVVSINCQPINTLDQAVYELVQTVAKNVGAEVGVPETGVSTKRKYRRLYELINENYDSVIFILDEIDLLVGRRANDEPAYSKLLYQLSRASNTNEIEGRVSVAALTNDPKFMENIDGRAESSFNPRDVYFPDYDANQLRQILKNRRDAFRPDALEDDVIPLVAAFAAQSHGDARKAIDLFRGAGDLADERGEEEVREEHVRESQEEIDKDRSLKLVEGLTTQKKISLYATAAVARYSRRSGSSVPSPVGFKVYQWVTDELDADQMTRETYVKYVKELSTYGLISTSRKSRGRGGGMYMEFTFTGDPTAIMDRIVEDTRLETIGGQDELLQSVVNAQLNEFHEK
- a CDS encoding PD-(D/E)XK nuclease family protein; this translates as MSRLLCGPDAVAVDRAALNWATTQSGENPESVLYIANQPHRLPEIETQWEDIGRPLELTALTLDEFVDRCYDREAIGGIASRMDQPTRLRLVEQSLSDSPAKWSLMEGDGLPPTGLIEQMEDLLSLVEFAGLLSPEAVRDRLSDEGLVNLSAELEAITKRFYDGREGLPDGSATTLWAERYRRVANSNPAQCFPHTDAVIIGGFDTFSVLASRVVETITETWPTVATFSRLTGTDSPGGVDVATAPAWEFFINDLEFETDAITARESRPPANRRLASAPFRPDATTLSLDETTVETVVPSSRPGEVRYTGRQVQELLGDGVDPNDIGVIVTAPSAYAHRLASEFSARSVPYAVARDYDLDGTSVGAALLTALELLDETEITDDLRSLLDNPLVEPVLPSWENVDSEQAHDAIADVEEFSDVEEPYRAAIDELLVEAKTVADDGSIEAYRHFVECLGIEDTVEDRTTTGSQRVVYRSAERVLDAVKRTGDGDDLERARHALGAVSITDDPTIRDGRVEVLGAAELGMRTFDHVFVLGLTASHFPSSANRLALVNAVTDAHPDFAEADQARRAEYRIASLVAAAETVTLSRPKQQLDGTAYIDAGILAEFRRITETVPQRRDEFGHLVGQTPTGRRDKIGARADAQRAFATAGARVSLDTLGEYATTASATGLFVDTAGSSDRLDTEATPGETAIDGIRTAADRGLARPSENTGWLTSGTAQDLSFHLDRLSPTQVERYASCPFRFYAKEVLGLEEEDRDEEPINRGHYVHEILERFYTELRDEVGSPVSLAGFDQDDLETRLLRVAVDELQAVDDEFDDRWLFELLAGLGDADQNEYYNRTAVDGRPAGILVRFLEEELALYVDPDNRLQNGPLTAAPAWFETKLSFEVDGTTIRGVLDRGEMTSDGRAIVRDYKTGYTSSERDTLDGLSFQLPIYAKMLEANVDEVTEAVGGGYYRLKEPGKVSSTAGQIGFVGDDPKNASWLGNSYRDGYGGTPMVYQSSDKPSIETRAGFREFLDDVVPQRLSDIVSGIEAGTFHPTINDPDDAGCSNCPFRDACDVRSYRRQLSVLHEAG